The Oncorhynchus mykiss isolate Arlee chromosome 20, USDA_OmykA_1.1, whole genome shotgun sequence genomic sequence tagaaaaaagggttcttcagctgtccccataagataacCCTTTTGGGAtaacctctgtggaaagggttctatatggaacccaaaagggttctactgggaacccaaaatggttattcaaagggttctcctatggggacagccaataAAACCTTTTAAGTTCTGGATAACACTTTTTTTTCCTCTAAAAGTGTAGGGAATTATGTTAATAACACTTCAGCTGTTTGTCATGTGACTGTGGCTGCACTGCCTGTATAGGTGGATGACGTCATTGCAGAGCTGCGTCTGCGACAGTGTGCCCACACCCGGGTGGGCAATGACTTGGTGAGAGGAGTgtctgggggagagaggaggagggtcagCATCGCTGTGCAGCTGCTCTGGAACCCTGGTGAGATCTAGAATGAGGGAGAGCAAGTAATGAAGAATGCACCAATATGACTTATTTTGAAATTGGTGGATATGCGTTGATATAATCCAGATGAAGATGTTTGCTCCCCTCAGTACTGTAATTAACATAGGTACATTTATTTTATGCAATGTTACTGCACCTGTACTTTTAACTACTTCATAGTATCATTGTACCCAGATCCCTGTATTGAGCACAGTAAAAGGCACTAATCTTATCTCATTCTCTGTGTGCAGGTATCCTGATCCTAGATGAGCCCACGTCGGGGCTGGACAGCTTCACGGCCCATAACCTGGTGATCACTCTGTCCCGGTTGGCCCGGGGGAACCGCCTGGTACTGCTGTCCATCCACCAGCCACGCTCAGACAtcttccagctctttgacctggtGGTCCTGCTCTCCTCTGGCTCAGCCGTCTACTGTGGGCCCGCTAAAGACATGGTTCCATACTTCACAGCCCTGGGACACCCCTGCCCCCGCTACTGCAACCCCTCCGACTTCTATGGtaggttaaggtaagggataTACTGTGTGTTGGGTGTACTGTATCAACGGGGCGGCTGTGGACACCTCAGCATACACATCTCCAAGGATCTGAAATGGTCAAACCACTCTGACACCATGGTGAATAAGGCTTGACAGCGactctttaacctcaggaggctgaagaaatgtggcctGTCCCAGAGGGCTCTCACAGTGTTGTACAggagcaccatcaagagcatactgttctgtcgggctgcatcacagcctggtatggcaactccgCCGTTGACCGCAAGGCACAACAATGGTGCGTTGGACTGAGCATACCACTATGCTCAGTCCAACGCACCATTGGGtgcctgtcctccaggacacgtACAACAACCAGGTGTTGCAGGAAGACCAAGAAGATcctcaaggacctcagccacccgagccacgtcCGGTTCTCCCCGCTTCCATCACTCAGTATTGGAGCATCATAGCAAAAACTaacagactggccaatagcttgtactcccagaccatcaggctgctgaatagtcAGCTATCTGTTCCCCATGTTCCTCCCCCCTTTGACACAGATGTTTACCCTGCCAGAAGCCCAATGGACATGTATcatgctgaatagccaccactacTCCCTTCTAATCTAGAAAGGGGAAATTGTGAAGTCAGTTGAGTATATCtgaatatgtgtgtgtacctgtgatcATGCGTGTGTCCATCCCCTCAGTGGATCTGATCAGTATAGACCGGcgcagcccagagagagaggctgagtgtCTGGAGAGGGCCAGGGTGCTGTCAGCCCAGTTTGTGGAGAAGGTGAGAGGGACAGATGACTTCATGTGGAAGCCAGAGGAGCCAAGCACAACCCTGGAGGCCATCACGGCGTGAGTCTCGCTTATGAAACCTTCTGAGACCTTCTCAGAGACCTTCTTAATGTGCTCTTTTTAATGCATCACATTAAACATCTTCTTTTGCTTTACATCATTGCAACAACCAAGTGATTCTGTTTGTCTGTCCCCGACACAGCACTCAGTCCGCAACTCAGGAGGAAGTGATCACTATATCCAAACAAAAGGACCGCCTGCCAGGCCGACTACACCAGTTCACCATCCTCATCAGGTAAGATGATGATGCACTTGGGACATTCTGTCTCAGTTTTCTGAGAAATCTTCCATTCACATACATCTTAAGATAGGATTAATCCCAGTGATCTGAGAGAAGAAACTGCAGTAACGGTGAAAGTGCTTCCTCCTCACAGGCGGCAGGTGCACAATGACTTCAGAGACCTGGTCACTTTGCTGGTGCACGGCTTCGAGGCTCTGCTCATGTCTCTGCTGATTGGATTCCTGTACTTCGGGGCGGGGGAGGAGCGTCTGTCGATCCAGGACACAGTCGCCCTGCTCTATATGATTGGAGCTCTCACCCCATTCGCCGTGGTCCTGGACGTCATAGCAAAGTGTGAGTGGCAGCCACAGTGACCAATCAGAGTGCTCAGTTGAGAGTGAAAGAATCCATCATGAGCCAATGAGTGTTGTTCCTTGTGTAATATTTGGACATCCGCAGGTCACACAGAGAGAGCCATGTTGTACCATGAGCTGGAGGACGGCATGTATAACGTCACATCCTACTTCTTTGCCAAGGTAACAGTTCACACCACTACCTCTTCACACTATTTCAGGGTTCCCCAATTGGTGGCCCGTGGgagattttatttggcccccccaagttttctgagcaaaaaataaTTACGTAAAAAAATATACTAATaaagtatagatatatatatagtttttgttgttgtaaaatcACCAGGAACTCAATTCAAAGTAATTTTAATTTCTGactttttatttaattaggcaagtcagttaagaacaaattcttatttacaatgacggcctaggaacagtgagttaactgcctgttcaggggccgaatgacagatttgtacctggtcagctcggggatttgaacttgcaaccttccagttattagtccaactctctaaccactaggctaacctgctgCCCCTGGGATtgaatctgttcccaagtattcccacgcataaataGAGAGGTGTGACCGTATCCCACCCAATGTagtcaaggtttgaaatgattccgCTTCTGTCAAATACGCCGTTTGGGCTTCTTGCAATTTACAAATGATTTATAACTATGTTctgccccctgaccatccgctcaagaaaataaTCGGCCTTTGGCTGtcctggtcctctgtagctcagttggtagggcatggttcttgcaacgccaggatagtgggttagATTCCCGCTACCACCACGTAAAATATTTATGCTAAATGccaaagaaagaaagacagtggttcTCAAAATGTTGGTTTACAGATGAACCAGTAGGGGTCAGTATAGGACCATGCTTGCCTGACCTCAGTGAGGATTTCATACTGCTGTGTAAAAACCCTGCAAACAGGACACACATTTTTCACAGTGACAAAAGCAATGTAGCCACAGTATTTACATGCTATGTAAACTGTGGTCCAGTGTAAGCGGTTGTTAGTGAGCATATCAGGTCATGTGAAGCAGAAAGGTAAATGTGTGCTTATGTCTCACCCAGGTCCTGGGGGAGCTTCCGGAGCACTGTGTGTTCACGTTGGTCTACGGCCTACCCATCTACTGGCTGGCTGGCCTGAACCAGGCCCCGGACCGCTTCCTGCTCAACTTCCTGCTGGTGTGGCTCATGGTGTACTGCAGCCGCAGCATGGCTCTGTTTGTGGCTGCAGCCTTACCCACCCTGCAGACATCAGCCTTCATGGGCAATTCTCTGTTCACTGTGTTCTACCTTACTGGAGGCTTCGTCATTAGCCTGGAGAACATGTGGTTAGGTGAGGAGGACACAAGTGTCTGCTCTGGTCCTCGTACATTTGCTGCATTCTAGGCCTTTTTTTAATGAAGATTCAATAGGGCCACATGCAATACCAGCAATCCCAATCCCTTAGAAACATGACAGTTTACATGAGCATGACAATATGGAACCCTCTATCTTGTGTGTAACGTGTTCTCTGCAACAtctgtgacctctgacctgtgtCTCTCCTCAGTGGCGTCCTGGTTCTCCCATGCCTCCTTCATGCGCTGGGGCTTTGAGGGCATGCTGCAAGTCCAGTTCAGGGGACTCAAGTACCCTGTCTCCATCGGCAACTTCACCTTCAACATCGATGGCATACATGTGAGTCATTAGATATATAGCTCTCCAGTGTGAAATGACTACACTTCCATCATGACTGTAGATACATAGATCGTGCTGATCTTTTCTCATCATTACAACTCCCAACGGgagtgacacagcctgggattgaatcCAGGTTGTAGTGACGCTGCAACACtgcgacgcagtgccttagaccgctgtgccactcaggtgGCCTTAGCAGATGCTTTCATCCAAAGCGACTAAGTCTTTTttgtaaacctttatttaactaggcaagtcagttaagaacaaattcttatttacaatgatgacctaacccggccaaaccctaacgacgctggggcaattgtgcgccgccctatgggactcccaatcagggccggttgtagtgatgcctctagcactgagatgcagtgcctaagaccactgcaccactcgggagtccATAAGTGTACATGCACTTATGTATGAGTGgccctgggaatcaaacccaatATCCTGGAATTGCAACAAcatgctctaccacctgagctacagaggaccaacCATATAGTATAATGAAATCTTTGACCTTTTTTTTCTGTCCAGGTGGTGGAAGCTATGGATATGAACCAGTACCCCCTCTACTCCTGCTACCTGGTTCTCATTGCTGTCGTAGTGGGCTTCATGCTGCTCTACTACCTATCACTCAAATTCATCAAGCAGAAGTCCAGCCAGGACTGGTGAAACCATGGTTACAGAAACCAGTCTCTGGCCTCATCCTAAACGGACTGTAAAACTAACCAATGCTCGTTTCAGTACCACCCTCTGCCATTTGATGGCAGCAAAGTACTGCATTCTGTGTAAATTAGTTTCAAtgagggatttaaaaaaaaatcttggcAAATGATTTGAACGCCACTCAAGCTTTCACATGTTCcattttacatattttttttctcatttttgtttttacagtgcttaatCTTTTTTGTATATGTAAGGTTATTAACAATATGTGTACCAGTAGAAAGTCTAGTAAAAGCTAGTGAGAGGTTTAGTAAAGTCACACTGAAAAGGGGTTGGTGGTGTTGTAGTTTGGTAGATTATGTACGTTTTGCACGGGTGCAAAAGCCTGATAAAATGTACAGCGGCCATGTTTTAGATTGAAGGATTAAATCAACTGAAGTACATCCGCTTGAGGTATGTTCACATTGTGCCCCTTACTACGATTTCAGCCATGTAATCATACCCAGTCTAATACTGCCATGGAATTAACCGGTCCTCCTTACATACATGTATGCAATTTAAGGGTCAAGAGTTGAGATCTGAGGGATATTGAAAATTGGCATAAGAAAAAACTAATATTCTTAATGCAAGTTGATAAGAGGTCAGTGAGTATCTTAGACTAgtcataactgtgtgtgtgtgtgtgtgtgtaagctttgcacatctggatttggggattttctcaagctctgttaaattagATGGGGAAGCGGCAGTGAACTGCaatcaagtctttccacagattttcaatggtaTTCAAGTCTGgtctttggctgggccactcaatgattTTCACATTCTTgctctgaagccattccagcattgctttggctgtatgctcaGGATTACTGTCATGTTGGAACCTAAATCTTCGCCCTCCAGTCTAAggtcgtttgcactctgaagcaggtgcTCAAGAATTTGCCTATATTCAATGTTGCCtttatccttaccagtctcccagtccctgccactgaaaagcatctCCATTGCaagatgctgccaacaccatgctttaCGGTAGGTATTtgacgggtgatgagctgtgcctggttttctctcAGACCACAATCTTTCACCTTATGCTCAGTCTTTTACGTGCCTTTTAACAAACTCCAggcatgctgtcatgtgccttttaacaaactccaggcatgctgtcatgtgccttttaacaaactccaggcatgctgtcatgtgccttttagcaaactccaggcatgctgtcatgtgccttttagcaaactccaggcatgctgtcatgtgccttttaacaaactccaggcatgctgtcatgtgcctattaacaaactccaggcgtgcggtcatgtgccttttaacaaactccaggcgtgctgtcatgtgccttttaacaaactccaggcgtgctgtcatgtgccttttaacaaactccaggcgtgctgtcatgtgccttttaacaaactccaggcgtgctgtcatgtgccttttaacaaactccaggcatgctgtcatgtgcctttttctcaggagtggcttcagtctggtcactctcccataaaggccagattggtgaagtgctgtagtcTTGTCCTTCTGGCAGCTTCTCCCATTTCAGCCAAGGAACGTTGTCAGTCTCTACAGcactgtgttcttggtcacctctttgACCAAGGTCCTTgttgcccggttgctcagtttggtcagacgGCCAGCTTGAggcagtctgggtagttccacATTTTTTCAATGATGGAGATTCCAAAGATGACActagaaattgttttataatCTATAGTTTCGGCTCttacatgcactttcaactgtgggaccttagaccagtgtttctaaatcatgtccaaacaatttaaCTGGCCACATGTGGACTTCAAGTTGTAGTGaaatatcaaggatgatcaagggaaattggatacacctgagctcaatttggattGTCATTGCAAAGGGGTGTGAACAcctatgtaaatttgatatttccttttcaatacattagcaaacatttctaaaaacatgttttcactatgtcattatggggtattgtgtgtggatgtttgagaaaaaaatatgtatattttttgtgGAATAAGccaaggtgtatgaatactttctgaaggaactgtagatggatacctacatgtacaccgTTTCCCCTTGAAAAGTGTCTCCAGAAAAAAAAGTGTCCGTCTAGTTCCTAACATTTATTGCATAAATACTTCTGTACATCAATTTTAATCATCATAAATCAACATGGAGGACAGACTAACATCCAGTAATACTTCCACAAGATCTGTTTTCACagcttataaaaaaaaaaaaaaacaacaaaacaaaaaaaggacAGAATGAAGAAGAGTAGCGACAGTCTTATTCCTCCACTGCGGTGCTCGGCTGTGATCCCTTGGATTTCTCCTTCAACTTTTCTGCATAAAACTTAAACGTCTCCTGGAAAGAGGGAGTCAAAGAAGAAAAGGTCACCCAATAgttgcagttgaagtcggaagtttacatacaacttaaccaaatacatttcaactccgtttatcacaattcctgacatttaatcctggtaaaaattccctgttttaggccagttaggaacaccactttattttaaaaggatgtgaaatgtcagaataatagtggagataatgattcatttcagcttttatttctttcatcacattcccagtgggtcagacgtttacattcactcaattagtatttggtagcattgcctttaaattgtttaacttgggtcaaaaagtttcaggtaaccttccacaagctttccacaaaaagttgggtgaattttggcccattcctcctgacagagctggtgtaaccaagtcaggttcgtaggcctccttgcttgcacacactttttcagttctgcccacacattttctataggattgaggtcaaggctttgtgatggccactccaataccttgactttgttgtccttaagccattttgccacaactttcgaAGTatgattgtccatttggaagacccatttgcgaccaagctttaacttcctgactgatgtcttgagatgttgcttcaatatatccacatcatttcccctcctcatgatgccatttattttgtgaagtgcagcaaagcacccccacaacatgatgctgccacccctacaacatgatgctgcaacccctgagcttcacggttgggatggtgttcttcggcttgcaagtctccccctttttcctccaaacataacgatggtcattatggccaaacagttttatttttgtttcatcagaccagacaacatttctccaaaatgtacaatctttgtccccatgtgcagttgcaaaccgtagtctggcttttttttatggcggttttggagcagtggcttcttccttgctgagcggcctttcaggttatgttgatataggactcgttttactgtggatatagatacttttgtacccgtttcctccagtatcttcacacggtcctttactgttgttcggggattgatttgcacttttcgcaccaaagtacgttcatctataggagacagaacgcgtctccttcctgagtggtatgacggctgagtggtcccatggtgtttatacttgaatcctattgtttgtacagatgaacgtggtacctgcaggcatttggaaattgctcccaaggatgaaccaggcttgtggaggtatacacatttttttctgaggtcttggctgatttcttttgattttcccataatgttaagcaaagaggcaccgagtctgaaggtaggccttgaaatacatccacaggttcacctccaattgactcaaattatgtcaatatgcctttcagaagcttctaaagccatgacattttctggaattttccaagctgttaaaaggcacagtcaacctagtgtatgtaaacttctgacccactggaatcgtgatacagtgaattataagtgaaataatctgtctgtaaataattgttgggaaaatgacttgtcatgcacaaagtagatgtcctaaccgacttgccaaactaacaagaaatttgtgtgattgaaaaacgagtttcaatgactccaacctaagtgtgtaaacttccgacttcaactgtatatggcaaTTTAGCAGACACAGTTCATAGTAACAGATATAGTCAGTATATGACAGGAAACAACCAAAACCAGAGTGGGTACAATCTACAAATTAACAGTGTGGGTGTGGactgtgtatttgtttgtgtgtgtgtatatatcgcAATCGTAGCCAGGGCTCACTCCCCTTTCAACAAGTCCACCGCACCCCTGGGTCTAACTAATAGACTTCTCCATCCAATCACGGGCTCTTGTTTCATCTCCAAATCCTGATTAATACACAAATAAGGGATTTACACttttcctcccctcccactagtcCGCCTAATTAAGCCCTGCTTTCAGGCTGAAAAAAGTGGGTCTTTTTAGAGAAGGTGAGTGCTTTCAGGAGATTAACGTTGCTGTAACATTGTATATTCCCCTATTAACCGTGTAATTAAAGTCGATAAATAGCCATGTTGGCGGGAGGGGCCTGACGCGGGCCGCGCTTCAAATCTCTCCTTATCTGCTCTCTCAGGAGACTGCTTTGTACTCCAGCTAGAACAGCAGTCTGAAAACAGAAGGGTGGAAGAGGGTGTAGAGAAGGGGGGCACTACCTGAGATTGGTTTGTTGAAACTTTAAAGGTGATTTGAGAGCTCTGAAGACTGTTCTCAAaaaaaaagaggggggggggggggttatgtttgcccccccccatctctactctactgtggCAGTTTGGAACATGGCTGTACCTTTCCGACAGGTATTGAATAATACAGTGAGCCTGTTATGAGAGttctctctgcatctctgtgggtgggggggttggggggggcatCGACAGAGCTTTCTCTgcaggtgtgtgcgtgtgattGCAAGGCAATGTAAAGAGATCAAGTGGTTGACCTAGTTAGTGAGAAATCCTGGAGTGCAGGGTGACTACTTTGGCTGATTGCCAATTTGCCGGTGTTGTGTTAATGTACTATATTGTCCGATGATTCAAGTGCTGTAAATCTCTACCTCTCTTACCAGCTCATTACAGCCTCATAGTACACAACTCACTGACATAATGCTGTGCCAAACAAACCTATAGACTTACacctaaaaaaacaaacaagaccACTGCAATCAATACAGATATCACTGTAATACATAGTCATGTGTAGATTATGACTGCAGGCATAATCCAATACAAGCCACAAAACCCCAGATAAAAGCAGAAACATGTAGAGCATGGAGCAGAGGCCTTCTGAATGGAGGCTCCCAGAGCAGGCAGACTGTTGGCTCTGATTACACCCAGTGctcccatcaacacacacaccctgacagacaTTAGGTCACCAGTGGAAAAGATGCCAACCCCAGTTagggctggggtgtgtggggcCCGGTACactgcaagtgtgtgtgtttttgtttagaGTGTGACTTGTTGTTCTGTAGCCCAGTAGACAACACAAGCCCTCAGGACAAGGACATTGCTCAGGTTTGGATCTTCTTTCTAACAACCAAATGATATTTCTAGTCTAACACTCATGACAGACACACTGCTATACCATTGAGGTGGCAAGCagagcaaagtgtgtgtgtgcgtgcgctcaCAGGTGGCTCAGTAAAGGGGACGGTCTCTCCTGCGTTCCTGTACAGCACGGCAAGTCTCTTCAGACACAGCTCATCAGCCTCCACTCCCTCCGTCTGCATCTGCTGGTACAGGGCTTTAGCCGACACCAGGTCGTTGTCCACACCTGGGTTTGTGTGTGGATGCATTTGCAAGAGTGAGACAAAGTTGATGCATGAGGTCAAAAGGTGTTGAAGAAAGCAGAAGACAGAAACATGAAAACAGTGTTAATATTACCACTGGTACCTCTGACCTCTTCTTGACCAGCAGGAGAACAGTGTTAATATTACCACTGGTACCTCTGACCTCTTCTTGACCAGCAGGAGAAGAGTGTTAATATTACCACTGGTACCTCTGACCTCTTCTTGACCAGCAGGAGAACAGTGTTAATATTACCACTGGTACCTCTGACCTCTTCTTGACCAGCAGGAGAAGAGTGTTAATATTACCACTGGTACCTCTGACCTCTTCTTGACCAGGAGAAGAGTGTTAATATTACCACTGGTACCTCTGACCTCTTCTTGACCAGCAGGAGAACAGTGTTAATATTACCACTGGTACCTCTGACCTCTTCTTGACCAGCAGGAGAACAGTGTTAATATTACCACTGGTACCTCTGACCTCTTCTTGACCAGCAGGAGAACAGTGTTAATATTACCACTGGTACCTCTGACCTCTTCTTGACCAGCAGGAGAACAGTGTTAATATTACCACTGGTACCTCTGACCTCTTCTTGACCAGCAGGAGAACAATGTTAATGAAATAGTCAGGTTCCCTGTAAGGCAGGCAGAACAGCAGACCTGAAGTACTTCAGTGTGTCGCGTTTAGCACGCCACACTGGCTGAAGCAGAACCAGTCATTAGTGAACATGTGTTCCTGTTCTCCAAAAACACACCTCTCAGGTTCCAGCAGACGCCGTCTGCTCCCTCTCGCCTGATGCATATTTGATTTGCTAGCTAATGACGACTTAGCTACAGGCCAGCAAGCTGAATGACGCACCCTGCTTAAGTTGCCTCACTACAGCCTAGACAGGCCAGGGAGCCGAGCACCTAACTGAAAAACCGAAGCTCATTATCCTGACCTCTTCACACAATGTGTGGCGTACTCTACCCAACGTCACTAAATTGTGTGATTTGACTGTATCGTACAAAAAACAGTAAGcaaaattacagtaaaatacgTAAGTTGGATCATTTATAGAGAGTATTTCCTAAGTATGAGTGCATTATGTAAAATTCTCTGGTCCAGAGGTcgccagtatatatatatatttttttaaacactacATTTTGGAAATCTAtttcaaagtattcccacgcataatagagagatatgtgatcgtatacaaacaaaaacaaggtttgaaatgattatgttcaAGTCAATTACAAgctatttgtaattatgttccagccccctgaccagtcattcaagaaaaaaaaaaaggaggATCTCTACTCTATTCTGAGCGTGGCTTTAAACAACGCTTTACCATAGCACTTCATCAGGTAGGGATAAACCGTCTCCTTCTCTGCGAAGTCAGGGATGAGAGTCATCAGGGTCTTGATCTTGCCCACCTATAACAGATAAACAGTTAGATAGATGCCACCAAGTCATAACACTCCTTAAATGATAATACGATAGGGATTCAGGTAACCTAGCGAattagaacgttgggccagtaaccgaaaggtcgctggttagAATCCCTTagcagactaggtgaaaaatctgtcgatgtgccctggagcaaggcacttaatcctaattgctcctgtaagtcgctctggataagtgtgtTTGCTAAATGACTCAAGTGGAATGATTATGCATTTCTCCAGGCACTTTAAATGAAGGCTAATAACAAACAAGCCTTTGGTTCAGATATGATATAGTGTGGTTGAAGGAGATGGTTGTACCTGGCCTGGTTTCTGGGCCAGCCTGGACATGTAAGAGACCAGAATCTCCTTCTGTTCAGCCACAGCATTACAGCgctagagaaagagaagaggggcaGGAGAGATCAGAGTCGtgactaaccaggtttccatc encodes the following:
- the abcg8 gene encoding ATP-binding cassette sub-family G member 8 isoform X1 encodes the protein MYTGGTDNRPDPETGIVAGGHPQTRGDTELFSSSEEDSSLYFTYSGGRNEIEVSNLHYEVDTAAQIPWYEKLSEFKMPWEMKGDKQTAINKLNLRVCSGQMLAIIGSSGCGKTSLLDVITCRDEGGSMTSGQVLINGQPSNPKLVRKTIAHVRQDDRLLPHLTVRETLAFVAKLRLPTNFSQKQRDQRVDDVIAELRLRQCAHTRVGNDLVRGVSGGERRRVSIAVQLLWNPGILILDEPTSGLDSFTAHNLVITLSRLARGNRLVLLSIHQPRSDIFQLFDLVVLLSSGSAVYCGPAKDMVPYFTALGHPCPRYCNPSDFYVDLISIDRRSPEREAECLERARVLSAQFVEKVRGTDDFMWKPEEPSTTLEAITATQSATQEEVITISKQKDRLPGRLHQFTILIRRQVHNDFRDLVTLLVHGFEALLMSLLIGFLYFGAGEERLSIQDTVALLYMIGALTPFAVVLDVIAKCHTERAMLYHELEDGMYNVTSYFFAKVLGELPEHCVFTLVYGLPIYWLAGLNQAPDRFLLNFLLVWLMVYCSRSMALFVAAALPTLQTSAFMGNSLFTVFYLTGGFVISLENMWLVASWFSHASFMRWGFEGMLQVQFRGLKYPVSIGNFTFNIDGIHVVEAMDMNQYPLYSCYLVLIAVVVGFMLLYYLSLKFIKQKSSQDW
- the abcg8 gene encoding ATP-binding cassette sub-family G member 8 isoform X2, with product MYTGGTDNRPDPETGIVAGGHPQTRGDTELFSSSEEDSSLYFTYSGGRNEIEVSNLHYEVDTAAQIPWYEKLSEFKMPWEMKGDKQTAINKLNLRVCSGQMLAIIGSSGCGKTSLLDVITCRDEGGSMTSGQVLINGQPSNPKLVRKTIAHVRQDDRLLPHLTVRETLAFVAKLRLPTNFSQKQRDQRVDDVIAELRLRQCAHTRVGNDLVRGVSGGERRRVSIAVQLLWNPGILILDEPTSGLDSFTAHNLVITLSRLARGNRLVLLSIHQPRSDIFQLFDLVVLLSSGSAVYCGPAKDMVPYFTALGHPCPRYCNPSDFYVDLISIDRRSPEREAECLERARVLSAQFVEKVRGTDDFMWKPEEPSTTLEAITATQSATQEEVITISKQKDRLPGRLHQFTILIRRQVHNDFRDLVTLLVHGFEALLMSLLIGFLYFGAGEERLSIQDTVALLYMIGALTPFAVVLDVIAKCHTERAMLYHELEDGMYNVTSYFFAKVLGELPEHCVFTLVYGLPICSMALFVAAALPTLQTSAFMGNSLFTVFYLTGGFVISLENMWLVASWFSHASFMRWGFEGMLQVQFRGLKYPVSIGNFTFNIDGIHVVEAMDMNQYPLYSCYLVLIAVVVGFMLLYYLSLKFIKQKSSQDW